From Lentisphaera araneosa HTCC2155, the proteins below share one genomic window:
- a CDS encoding DUF1552 domain-containing protein, translating into MSVLKSNLSRRSFILSSTACLALPSLEAVTKGKVDSSKKMLFIGQGYGFTNKDFYPEQEGSFAENGLTPSMMPLTPHINDICMVGKLNNIGWNGTHAGSDGFLRAGGSVSCDVLAGTYLSRNARYSNLVVNSGLYQDGHGRYGLSWAFTGDPIPGIKKSSDLYHKLFGGNESKAQVMQRIKEKRSVLDAIKINTHSFSKQIAKSDKDKLEEYFTAIRQIEQEIAKEIQWIDIAKPKAPFEYSSNLFEEDSNKNGKMDGIKDIKIVYDMIALAFQTGQTNVASFTLPNQAVLNSLEIDNHIHQISHYNASQELTAKSIQRDKVNMDLLSYALTKFKEIKDSNDRSLFDNSLIVYGTNLSTGHSVRHFPYIMAGGAFRRMKRGHYCLPENKITPLSNVWLSTLRGMGIDVKKFGNSTGTESCFLA; encoded by the coding sequence ATGAGTGTACTTAAATCAAATTTATCACGTCGATCTTTTATCCTTTCCTCAACAGCATGTTTAGCATTGCCAAGCCTTGAGGCGGTCACAAAAGGAAAAGTTGATTCATCAAAAAAAATGCTTTTTATCGGCCAAGGTTATGGTTTTACCAATAAAGATTTCTATCCTGAACAAGAGGGTAGCTTTGCCGAGAATGGATTAACTCCGAGTATGATGCCACTCACACCACACATTAATGATATATGTATGGTGGGTAAATTAAATAATATTGGCTGGAATGGTACTCACGCTGGCAGTGACGGCTTTCTGAGAGCTGGAGGATCGGTTTCCTGCGATGTCCTTGCTGGAACTTATTTAAGCAGAAACGCTCGATATAGTAACTTAGTAGTCAATTCCGGGCTTTATCAGGATGGTCATGGGCGCTATGGCTTGTCTTGGGCTTTTACAGGCGACCCAATTCCTGGGATTAAAAAGTCGTCGGATTTATATCATAAATTATTCGGCGGGAATGAGAGTAAAGCTCAGGTCATGCAACGCATAAAAGAGAAGCGTAGTGTGCTTGACGCCATTAAAATCAATACGCACTCATTTTCAAAGCAGATTGCTAAATCCGACAAGGATAAGTTAGAGGAATATTTTACCGCTATTCGTCAAATTGAGCAAGAAATTGCCAAGGAAATTCAGTGGATTGATATTGCCAAACCTAAGGCACCCTTTGAGTACAGTAGTAATTTATTTGAAGAAGATTCCAACAAAAATGGTAAAATGGATGGTATCAAAGATATCAAAATAGTTTACGATATGATTGCGCTCGCGTTCCAAACTGGTCAAACCAACGTAGCCTCTTTTACTCTGCCGAACCAAGCGGTTTTAAATAGTTTAGAGATCGACAATCACATTCACCAGATCAGTCACTATAATGCTTCACAAGAGCTCACAGCAAAATCAATTCAACGAGACAAAGTGAATATGGATTTACTCAGTTACGCGCTGACAAAATTCAAAGAAATAAAAGATTCCAATGATCGTAGCCTCTTTGATAATTCACTCATCGTCTACGGTACGAATTTGAGCACAGGACATTCTGTTCGACATTTCCCGTACATTATGGCTGGCGGTGCTTTTAGACGAATGAAGCGCGGTCATTATTGCCTTCCTGAAAACAAAATCACTCCTCTCTCTAATGTATGGCTAAGTACACTCCGGGGAATGGGAATTGATGTCAAAAAATTCGGAAATAGCACTGGTACAGAAAGCTGTTTCCTGGCATAA
- a CDS encoding DUF1592 domain-containing protein, translated as MKITFLNEGLKGQVCESEEARITLGSDKGNVIRLDVPGISGKHALILDIDGHWVIEDEGSTNGVQVNGAKVDGQANLKSGDVVKLAHSIEFKVELDTAKKIVYQEPALEDLLFQNTNSEKELVKDLAEFQKVVSLNTLVIGAQEAEGERKATTPQFGKKAREKTDGKAAEIRSRLREKRKKQKRNKSIRNLTLLGTFVVIGYFYGPAISEGVKSFSGQQDERVALSSEIDESKIPSVVVSNTPSNKLEKEVTEKVEMEQKQELSSVSPEVIKSPELVSYAPQVDELDIELSSSDTGVAKSAKVINVSHQRLPLSVLQKDAIYNFSKKYCFRCHDDKKQKGDFRFDHVDFALSTHDSIYHWQDILDVLNTGEMPPEDVKQANEQELSEVIGLITDRLQVAREKLSATGGVITMRHLNRREYSGSIQNLFHADLDTAALPTDIPEGLDTIGKEQFFTSNHYFMYYNAGLEVAKYAIKGLERKGRYDKVQRVDPEVLNNSLANRVKSKGVDIEDYRGMTHAEIKKRTMKIFPGKVGRITVPRDIYYILDDNHKHAASGRVLFQTGVTPGYRYRINIYSFGNIEQSIPLKFESGIHNNYVADVHFNTGEERLKTSFEFTASLLQDKIGFRMDTPKGGYVDYIELKPLETEDSPFEESFGEFVHARSVSSGDVKDALKDFASLAFRGVEVESPFLNSLMEVYENHIENGKSFKEAIVPPLASILTSPSFLYIKEYNMGQRKPLSQEELATRMSYFLWGAPADKELLKTAKSGGLRSNLGLSKEVERMLASPKSELAMNDFFKQWLELDRLDIVAMPNELKGQFSESVREEPLKFFNFLINKNLAVDNLIDSKYAVVDQTMADYYGIAGSFQGFTPVELPQGSERGGILTQAAFLMMGTSGPRTSPTIRGTVIRSKFLHDPAPPPPPNVPQLDTKDDGTPRTVRELVDMHKEVAQCKSCHEKIDPLGYGLESFDYLAKHRDEVKILQKSGRKLKVVKTAELIEEGYINDRSSFEDLKGFKQALLKEKDHLARSIFENMLSYGIGRRIEFIDQREINMILSRLKRKNYPMKAMIAEVINSKIFRTK; from the coding sequence TTGAAAATAACATTTTTAAATGAAGGGCTGAAAGGTCAGGTTTGCGAAAGTGAGGAAGCGCGAATTACACTTGGTAGTGATAAAGGCAATGTGATTCGCTTGGATGTTCCGGGTATCTCCGGAAAGCATGCGCTTATTTTAGATATTGATGGCCACTGGGTCATTGAGGATGAGGGCAGCACTAATGGAGTGCAAGTCAATGGAGCTAAGGTAGATGGTCAGGCGAATTTAAAGAGTGGGGATGTCGTTAAATTAGCTCACAGCATTGAGTTTAAAGTTGAGTTAGATACTGCGAAAAAAATTGTCTATCAAGAGCCCGCTTTGGAAGACTTACTTTTTCAGAACACAAACTCTGAAAAAGAGCTAGTTAAAGATCTAGCGGAATTTCAAAAGGTCGTCTCACTCAATACACTTGTGATTGGCGCACAAGAAGCGGAGGGAGAAAGAAAAGCGACTACGCCTCAATTTGGAAAGAAAGCCAGAGAAAAAACAGATGGTAAGGCTGCTGAAATTAGAAGTAGACTTAGAGAAAAGAGAAAAAAACAAAAACGTAATAAAAGTATACGCAATCTTACTTTATTAGGGACTTTTGTCGTCATAGGGTATTTTTATGGGCCAGCCATTTCAGAGGGAGTTAAAAGTTTCAGCGGGCAGCAGGATGAACGTGTCGCTCTTTCGAGCGAAATTGATGAGTCGAAAATCCCGTCAGTAGTAGTATCAAATACTCCTTCAAATAAGCTTGAAAAAGAAGTAACTGAAAAAGTTGAAATGGAGCAAAAACAAGAACTATCTTCAGTGAGCCCAGAAGTCATTAAAAGTCCTGAATTAGTGTCTTATGCGCCTCAAGTTGACGAGTTGGATATTGAATTGTCATCAAGCGATACTGGAGTTGCGAAGAGCGCAAAAGTAATTAATGTGTCGCATCAACGCCTTCCTCTCTCAGTGCTGCAAAAAGATGCCATTTACAATTTTTCTAAGAAGTACTGCTTTAGGTGTCACGATGATAAAAAACAAAAGGGAGACTTCCGTTTTGATCACGTAGATTTTGCCCTTTCGACACATGATTCAATTTATCACTGGCAGGATATTCTCGATGTTCTCAATACTGGAGAGATGCCGCCTGAAGATGTCAAGCAAGCCAATGAACAAGAATTGAGTGAAGTTATTGGGCTTATCACGGATCGATTGCAGGTCGCTCGTGAAAAACTTTCAGCAACTGGTGGGGTTATAACTATGCGTCACCTTAACCGTCGCGAATATAGTGGAAGCATACAGAATCTTTTTCATGCGGACTTAGATACAGCTGCTCTGCCAACTGATATTCCTGAGGGTTTAGACACAATAGGTAAGGAACAGTTTTTCACTTCTAATCATTACTTTATGTACTACAATGCGGGTTTAGAAGTTGCGAAATACGCAATCAAAGGTTTGGAACGGAAGGGCCGTTATGATAAAGTTCAACGAGTGGATCCAGAGGTGCTCAATAATAGTTTAGCCAATCGTGTCAAGAGCAAGGGTGTGGATATCGAAGATTACCGCGGCATGACTCATGCAGAAATTAAAAAGAGAACTATGAAGATCTTCCCCGGAAAAGTTGGGCGTATCACCGTACCACGGGATATCTATTATATTTTAGATGATAATCACAAGCATGCAGCGAGTGGTAGAGTACTCTTTCAGACTGGCGTAACGCCAGGTTACAGGTATAGAATTAATATTTATTCATTTGGGAATATAGAGCAATCGATTCCGCTTAAATTTGAAAGCGGTATTCACAATAATTATGTAGCTGATGTTCATTTTAATACTGGTGAAGAAAGACTTAAAACTTCTTTTGAATTTACGGCTAGCTTACTCCAAGATAAAATTGGCTTTAGAATGGATACTCCAAAGGGGGGCTACGTAGACTATATTGAATTGAAGCCTCTCGAAACGGAAGATTCGCCTTTTGAAGAGAGTTTTGGAGAATTCGTTCATGCGCGTTCAGTTTCATCTGGAGATGTGAAAGACGCTTTAAAAGATTTTGCTAGCCTTGCTTTTAGAGGTGTGGAAGTTGAATCGCCATTTTTGAATTCTTTGATGGAAGTTTATGAAAATCATATAGAAAATGGTAAGTCCTTTAAGGAGGCAATTGTGCCACCATTAGCAAGCATTTTGACCTCTCCTTCATTTTTGTATATAAAGGAATACAACATGGGGCAAAGAAAGCCCCTCAGTCAAGAAGAGCTTGCGACTCGTATGTCTTATTTCTTATGGGGTGCGCCTGCAGATAAAGAACTGTTGAAAACGGCGAAATCAGGTGGCTTACGCTCGAATTTGGGTCTTAGTAAAGAAGTGGAGCGAATGTTAGCTTCTCCTAAAAGTGAATTAGCAATGAATGATTTCTTTAAGCAATGGCTAGAACTCGATCGCTTGGATATAGTCGCTATGCCCAATGAACTCAAAGGTCAGTTTAGTGAATCAGTTCGTGAAGAGCCCCTTAAGTTTTTCAATTTTTTAATCAATAAAAATTTAGCAGTCGATAACTTAATTGATTCAAAATATGCTGTCGTCGACCAGACGATGGCCGATTACTACGGAATAGCGGGTAGCTTTCAAGGTTTTACACCCGTTGAATTACCCCAAGGTAGTGAGCGAGGTGGAATCTTAACACAAGCCGCATTCCTCATGATGGGGACTTCAGGGCCTAGAACATCCCCCACTATACGGGGTACAGTGATTAGAAGTAAGTTTCTCCACGATCCCGCACCACCACCTCCGCCAAATGTCCCGCAGTTAGACACAAAAGATGATGGTACGCCACGAACTGTGCGCGAACTCGTAGATATGCATAAGGAGGTGGCCCAATGTAAATCCTGTCATGAAAAGATAGACCCCCTTGGTTATGGTTTAGAAAGTTTTGATTACCTAGCTAAACATCGAGATGAAGTTAAAATTTTGCAAAAATCTGGGCGCAAATTGAAAGTTGTAAAAACGGCTGAACTCATTGAAGAGGGTTACATAAATGATCGTTCGTCTTTTGAAGATCTAAAAGGTTTTAAACAGGCTTTGTTAAAAGAAAAAGACCATCTTGCGCGCTCGATATTCGAGAACATGCTTTCCTATGGAATCGGTAGAAGAATTGAGTTTATAGATCAACGAGAAATCAATATGATCCTCAGCCGTTTGAAGCGTAAAAATTATCCCATGAAAGCTATGATTGCTGAAGTTATTAATTCCAAAATTTTTAGAACAAAGTAG
- a CDS encoding sulfatase produces the protein MKYFIFFASFITIHIQSATEKPNFLFILIDDLGRQDLNCYGSKFYETPHINQLAEEGTLFTDAYSASPVCSPTRASIQTGKYPSRINFTRATPTHNLPYEETTLAEALQAFGYKTAHMGKWHMRLYKEKGHKHLPTEHGFDINIGGHSAGQPASFFYPYKAKHDKYRKNDVPHMEDGKKGDYLTDALTDKAINFMKDNQDQPFYLNLCYYTVHTPVTGKKDKVKKYEEKLKKISANQQSSSTQDYVTFARDKQDNAEYAAMVESMDENIGRLNKFLKQSGLDKNTVVIFTSDNGGLSTNKNPKAGPTSSFPLRGGKAWVYEGGIRVPLIIKWPESTQAGSEISSPVISTDFYPTILSMADLALKPKQHLDGLDLTALLKAETQNLNREELHFHFPHDHNVNGMGASSAVRVGHYKLVERFSNGKLELFNLKNDPGETNNLSAEYPELTKELHKKMQKWRIETQSMIAKSKEN, from the coding sequence ATGAAGTATTTCATATTCTTTGCCTCATTTATTACTATCCATATACAAAGCGCCACAGAGAAACCTAACTTTCTTTTCATCTTAATTGATGATCTAGGTAGACAAGACCTCAACTGTTATGGAAGTAAATTTTACGAAACGCCTCACATTAATCAATTGGCTGAAGAAGGCACCCTCTTTACTGATGCTTATTCGGCCAGCCCCGTATGTTCCCCTACACGTGCAAGTATTCAAACAGGTAAATATCCCTCGCGTATCAATTTCACACGTGCCACTCCAACACATAATTTGCCCTACGAAGAAACAACTCTTGCCGAAGCTCTCCAAGCATTTGGATATAAAACCGCCCATATGGGCAAATGGCATATGCGTCTTTACAAAGAAAAAGGTCATAAGCACTTACCTACTGAACATGGTTTTGATATCAATATTGGCGGTCATTCAGCGGGTCAACCCGCTTCATTTTTCTACCCATACAAAGCCAAACATGATAAGTATAGAAAAAATGATGTTCCTCACATGGAAGATGGCAAAAAAGGAGATTACCTCACCGATGCCCTCACTGATAAAGCTATCAATTTTATGAAGGATAATCAAGATCAACCTTTCTACCTCAACCTATGTTACTACACCGTTCATACGCCAGTGACAGGCAAAAAAGATAAAGTTAAGAAGTATGAAGAAAAACTCAAAAAGATCAGTGCTAATCAGCAATCTAGCTCAACTCAAGACTATGTAACCTTTGCAAGAGATAAACAAGACAACGCCGAATATGCCGCCATGGTGGAAAGCATGGATGAAAATATAGGACGCCTTAATAAATTTCTAAAACAATCTGGACTCGATAAAAATACCGTTGTGATTTTCACTTCAGATAATGGTGGCTTATCAACGAACAAAAATCCAAAGGCTGGTCCCACATCGAGCTTTCCTCTTCGCGGTGGGAAAGCCTGGGTCTATGAAGGAGGAATTAGGGTTCCACTTATTATCAAATGGCCTGAATCGACTCAAGCTGGATCAGAAATCTCCAGCCCAGTTATAAGTACTGATTTTTACCCTACAATATTATCAATGGCAGACCTAGCACTCAAACCCAAACAACACCTAGATGGTCTTGATTTAACAGCCCTACTTAAAGCTGAAACTCAAAACCTGAATCGAGAAGAGCTACACTTTCATTTCCCACATGATCATAATGTCAATGGTATGGGCGCCTCTTCTGCAGTTCGTGTAGGTCACTACAAACTCGTAGAACGTTTTTCAAATGGAAAACTCGAACTCTTTAACCTCAAAAATGATCCCGGCGAAACAAATAACCTCTCAGCTGAGTACCCTGAACTCACCAAAGAACTTCATAAGAAGATGCAAAAATGGAGGATAGAAACACAATCGATGATTGCCAAAAGCAAAGAAAACTAA
- a CDS encoding YifB family Mg chelatase-like AAA ATPase has translation MKLAKAWSIALNGIEPFLVEVEVSTNDAAGSDNFLTIVGVPDTTVRESRERVRSAINASGFHFPMGSTTISLAPAGIKKSGSALDLPIAIALIASCDEALSSGRLQQTVFIGELGLDGQIRSVKGALAMALYARELGYKEIYIARDNAQEAAIAEGVKVIPVNNLLEVYKNLLGEINLLPAHTDLESLFNHRVHRSAVDFAHIKGQAALRRGLEIAACGSHNLIMIGPPGCGKTLMARSFSTILPKLSLEEALKVTQIHSIAGTLEAGQALITERPYRSPHHTISEPGLLGGSSNPRPGEVSLAHHGVLFLDELPEYKRSTLEVLRQPMESGDVEISRASGSCRFPADFTLLAAMNPCPCGFFGSHSHECRCTSTQIQRYRNKISGPLLDRIDLHLEVNPLSQQELMNKANGESSESIRERVEKARALQYQRFGESRTNASLNAKELQELCELDSGSRALLEQAINSLDLSARAYDRILRVSRTIADLEASETIQAQHIAEAIQYRTLDRKLW, from the coding sequence ATGAAATTAGCCAAAGCTTGGTCAATCGCCTTAAATGGCATTGAACCCTTTTTAGTTGAAGTCGAAGTCAGTACAAACGACGCGGCAGGAAGTGATAATTTTCTCACTATTGTGGGAGTACCAGATACAACTGTACGCGAAAGTCGTGAACGTGTGCGTTCGGCTATCAATGCTTCCGGCTTTCATTTCCCCATGGGGTCGACGACCATTTCCTTAGCACCTGCAGGGATTAAAAAATCAGGATCAGCTTTAGATCTGCCAATTGCCATAGCGCTTATTGCAAGCTGTGATGAAGCACTTTCTAGTGGGCGATTACAGCAAACAGTTTTTATTGGTGAGTTGGGTTTAGATGGACAAATACGCTCTGTAAAAGGAGCCCTTGCCATGGCGCTTTACGCACGAGAACTCGGATACAAAGAAATTTATATTGCACGCGATAATGCTCAAGAAGCAGCGATTGCCGAGGGAGTGAAAGTGATTCCCGTTAATAATTTACTCGAAGTCTACAAAAACCTCTTGGGCGAAATCAATCTTCTACCTGCACATACTGATTTAGAGTCCTTGTTTAATCATCGTGTGCATCGTTCGGCAGTGGATTTTGCACATATCAAAGGACAAGCGGCTCTACGACGTGGTCTTGAAATTGCCGCATGTGGTAGCCATAATCTTATTATGATAGGTCCCCCAGGTTGTGGTAAAACTCTCATGGCACGTTCTTTTTCGACCATACTACCCAAACTAAGTTTGGAAGAAGCATTGAAAGTTACACAAATTCACTCAATTGCTGGTACTCTCGAAGCAGGGCAGGCCTTAATAACCGAAAGACCTTACCGCTCACCGCATCATACCATTTCAGAACCTGGGCTACTGGGAGGTTCATCTAATCCACGGCCGGGAGAAGTCAGTTTAGCCCATCATGGTGTACTTTTCTTAGATGAGTTACCCGAGTACAAACGCAGCACCCTAGAAGTACTTCGTCAGCCCATGGAATCGGGTGATGTGGAGATCTCTCGAGCGAGTGGTTCCTGTCGTTTTCCCGCTGATTTCACCTTACTTGCTGCTATGAATCCATGCCCTTGTGGCTTTTTTGGAAGTCATAGCCACGAGTGCCGGTGCACCTCCACGCAGATACAAAGGTACCGAAATAAGATCTCGGGACCGCTCTTGGATCGTATTGATTTACATTTGGAAGTGAACCCGCTGAGTCAGCAGGAATTGATGAATAAAGCCAATGGCGAGAGCTCGGAATCTATCCGAGAGCGCGTTGAAAAGGCGAGGGCACTGCAGTACCAACGCTTTGGCGAGAGCCGCACAAATGCAAGCCTCAATGCTAAAGAACTTCAAGAACTCTGCGAACTGGATTCAGGAAGCCGAGCCTTGTTAGAACAAGCGATCAATAGTCTCGACCTTTCAGCGCGTGCCTACGACCGTATTTTGCGAGTCTCGCGAACCATCGCCGACCTGGAAGCTAGCGAAACTATCCAAGCCCAACACATTGCCGAAGCAATCCAGTACCGCACCCTCGACCGCAAGCTGTGGTAG
- a CDS encoding uracil-DNA glycosylase family protein, with product MKIIEALEEALKNESRSGDKNFDLSHEQLNDFFYFQAEVPLTFPNCEKLSDEELPCEEATAEVKAKTNVKTHSVPPVLQEKLELKAPNEVPIRKLGINKEAEETQVEVAIEEKIDLSSLPLDDLRSKALSCKKCLLSFNDPAETNQAKVMFVLDASLIKGDLQDPFAGPTGDFFKKILSAMKLDMKDVYIANIHRCPRSSELKEQSAAILQQMKLIKPQACVVCSPSIIRAISEYESINQCRGKWINWDGVKIMPSYSPAFLMRSENVYGKVKKKEAWSDLQLVMKELT from the coding sequence ATGAAAATCATCGAAGCACTTGAAGAAGCCCTGAAAAATGAAAGTCGTTCAGGTGATAAAAACTTTGACTTATCTCATGAGCAACTCAACGATTTCTTTTATTTTCAAGCAGAAGTACCACTCACTTTCCCCAACTGCGAAAAATTATCAGATGAAGAGCTTCCATGTGAGGAAGCTACTGCAGAAGTAAAAGCAAAGACCAATGTAAAAACACATAGTGTACCACCTGTCTTACAGGAGAAACTTGAATTAAAAGCTCCTAATGAGGTGCCTATTAGAAAATTGGGCATTAACAAAGAAGCTGAAGAAACACAAGTCGAAGTAGCAATTGAAGAGAAAATAGATCTCAGTTCCCTTCCCCTTGATGACTTACGTTCAAAAGCTTTATCTTGTAAAAAATGCCTCTTGTCCTTTAATGATCCTGCGGAAACTAATCAAGCTAAAGTCATGTTTGTCTTAGATGCTTCCTTAATCAAGGGTGATTTACAAGACCCTTTTGCAGGACCCACAGGTGACTTTTTTAAGAAAATTTTATCGGCGATGAAACTCGATATGAAAGATGTTTACATTGCCAATATCCACCGATGCCCACGCTCAAGTGAATTAAAAGAGCAATCTGCGGCTATTTTACAGCAAATGAAGCTGATTAAACCCCAAGCCTGTGTTGTTTGTAGCCCAAGTATCATTAGAGCTATTTCTGAGTACGAGAGTATTAATCAGTGCCGTGGGAAATGGATCAATTGGGATGGAGTCAAAATTATGCCTAGTTATTCACCCGCATTTTTGATGCGCTCAGAAAATGTGTATGGTAAAGTTAAAAAGAAAGAAGCTTGGTCGGATCTGCAATTAGTCATGAAAGAACTCACTTAA
- a CDS encoding protein kinase domain-containing protein, whose product MSTEQIKAACPSCETRMFFDYNKALTKQSCSSCHYTFTVPKAFSTYILQVIKANDEFSDTYNALNKEGKLCRLRVFNNLISDSLHAQQALKLSVQKQTSLSSDHLVKIQNSFEYEDQFCVEYEFMKTSLKGHRQKQSLTLDQCLGISLQLLRAYDDLAKNDLIASNIKPSTISYVQDQVAFYDVEMSWPAAFELSKKDLGFNPVNNTQYVAPEVITERKVSAKSDLYSLGCVIYELFASHPPFYKEESANAQLEAHKNLKPESLRSFNNRIPESLDRLILSMLEKHPEHRPQIDDLISDLERVDLNPSKEILKEFAPSPSDTLVPKKTAEIDLSLLASERNLHPPSSVTPLEEDQEELNQEQISDFTEDDDVEPKCFPLATVFIVLIVIVVLLMAYFMGNKKDKNDDDRESLSRLMECYENHRST is encoded by the coding sequence ATGAGTACAGAGCAGATTAAAGCCGCGTGTCCATCTTGTGAAACCAGGATGTTTTTCGATTACAACAAAGCTCTAACTAAACAATCCTGCTCTTCGTGTCATTACACCTTTACTGTCCCCAAAGCTTTTAGCACATATATACTGCAAGTCATCAAAGCTAACGATGAATTTTCAGATACTTATAATGCTCTAAATAAAGAGGGGAAACTCTGTCGTTTGCGAGTTTTTAACAACTTAATAAGTGACTCACTTCATGCCCAACAAGCCTTAAAGTTGAGCGTCCAAAAACAAACTTCGCTTTCATCCGACCATTTAGTTAAAATCCAAAATTCATTTGAATATGAGGATCAATTTTGTGTCGAGTATGAATTCATGAAAACGAGCCTCAAGGGGCACAGGCAAAAGCAGTCACTAACTTTGGATCAATGCCTAGGCATCAGTCTTCAACTCCTCAGAGCCTATGATGATCTTGCGAAGAACGATTTGATTGCCTCAAATATTAAACCCAGTACAATTTCCTATGTACAAGATCAAGTTGCTTTCTATGATGTAGAAATGTCCTGGCCAGCAGCTTTTGAACTTTCTAAAAAAGATCTGGGCTTTAATCCGGTTAATAATACTCAGTACGTCGCACCAGAAGTTATTACAGAGCGCAAAGTGTCGGCTAAATCCGACCTTTATTCACTGGGCTGTGTTATTTACGAACTCTTTGCATCACACCCACCATTTTATAAAGAGGAGAGTGCCAATGCTCAATTGGAAGCTCATAAGAATTTAAAACCAGAGTCCCTCAGAAGTTTTAATAATAGAATTCCAGAAAGCCTCGATCGCTTAATCCTCTCTATGCTTGAAAAACATCCTGAGCATCGCCCTCAAATCGATGATTTGATTAGCGATCTAGAGCGCGTCGACCTCAATCCGAGTAAAGAAATTTTGAAAGAATTTGCACCGAGTCCAAGCGATACTTTGGTGCCGAAAAAAACAGCAGAAATTGATTTGAGTTTACTTGCTTCGGAACGCAACTTACACCCTCCCAGTTCAGTCACTCCACTTGAAGAAGACCAAGAAGAATTGAATCAAGAACAAATAAGTGATTTTACTGAAGATGATGATGTCGAGCCAAAATGCTTTCCTTTGGCAACAGTGTTTATCGTTTTAATAGTCATAGTTGTTCTCCTTATGGCTTATTTTATGGGTAACAAAAAAGATAAAAATGACGATGATAGAGAAAGTCTATCACGGCTCATGGAGTGCTATGAAAATCATCGAAGCACTTGA
- a CDS encoding ROK family protein, giving the protein MIICGLDIGGTKVEAAFFEVVKETQDSDHWQEIQVGGEILFLRNRGSRRIPTERSRGYQIVIENISNLIKDLSKELTIGLDEIKGIGIGLPGSVDPKKKAMSNGNTRIFLDKNLENDLQILLKLPIPVEVSNDANCFALAEVLAGAGITYAKEAGKPVKKQNGLGLILGTGLGGGCVINGQLITGASGSAFEVGHMSIELDGGLPCHCGLEGCAEQYLSGTAIEAAYSSRMYSQIAERPDARKIFEMAEQQEPMAQAIIKQYKKRLAKYLGNLTNILDPDYFVLGGGVSLQSVVYEDLEEELRRHTYSPVARPKVYCHQLGDSAGVLGAALLALI; this is encoded by the coding sequence ATGATTATTTGTGGATTAGATATTGGCGGAACAAAAGTTGAAGCCGCTTTTTTTGAAGTCGTAAAAGAAACACAAGATAGCGATCACTGGCAAGAAATTCAGGTAGGCGGCGAGATTCTATTCTTACGAAATAGAGGCTCACGTCGTATCCCCACCGAGAGAAGTCGGGGTTACCAGATTGTCATTGAAAATATATCTAACCTCATTAAAGACCTATCTAAAGAACTCACGATTGGCTTAGACGAAATCAAAGGTATTGGCATTGGCTTACCAGGTTCGGTTGATCCGAAGAAAAAAGCCATGTCCAACGGTAATACGCGTATTTTCCTTGATAAAAATTTAGAGAATGATCTTCAGATCCTTCTCAAACTGCCTATTCCAGTTGAAGTGAGTAACGATGCAAATTGCTTTGCTCTTGCAGAAGTTCTCGCTGGTGCAGGTATAACTTATGCTAAAGAAGCTGGAAAGCCCGTGAAAAAACAAAATGGTCTCGGCCTTATTCTCGGAACTGGCTTAGGTGGCGGTTGTGTTATTAATGGTCAGCTTATTACCGGTGCTTCTGGTTCAGCATTTGAAGTGGGTCACATGTCCATAGAACTCGACGGTGGCTTACCTTGTCACTGTGGTTTAGAGGGCTGTGCAGAGCAATACTTATCGGGAACGGCTATTGAAGCGGCTTATTCATCTAGGATGTATTCGCAAATTGCTGAAAGACCTGATGCGCGTAAAATTTTCGAAATGGCTGAACAACAAGAGCCCATGGCACAAGCCATTATTAAACAATACAAAAAACGTTTGGCAAAATATTTAGGTAATTTAACAAATATCCTAGACCCCGACTATTTTGTCTTAGGTGGTGGTGTATCTTTACAGAGTGTTGTTTACGAAGATCTTGAAGAAGAGTTGCGACGCCATACATATAGTCCTGTAGCAAGACCCAAAGTCTACTGTCACCAACTCGGTGATTCAGCAGGTGTTTTAGGAGCAGCGTTACTAGCATTAATTTAA